In Desulfosediminicola ganghwensis, a single window of DNA contains:
- a CDS encoding ABC transporter ATP-binding protein codes for MKQQPLLTVKNLNVVFPSPRGDVQAVRDISFSMGKEKIGIVGESGSGKSVTGRAILRLLPPHARVEAAQIVFDDQNLPDLSEKEMRKIRGNEISMVMQDPKYSLNPVRTVGEQIMEAYLTHHKVGRKEAKERTLSMLEAVRIRDPKRVFALYPNEVSGGMGQRIMIAMMLIPEPRLLIADEPTSALDVTVQLQIMAILDDLVTQRGMGLIFVSHDLELVASFCDQIIIMYHGRIMEIVDADKLHQSTHPYTRGLLNCLPKIEGERQRLPILQRDDAWLESGWTGGIDNVAG; via the coding sequence ATGAAACAGCAACCATTGCTTACTGTAAAAAATTTGAATGTCGTTTTTCCCTCTCCCAGAGGGGATGTGCAGGCGGTCCGCGATATCTCCTTTTCCATGGGAAAGGAGAAGATCGGTATAGTCGGTGAATCCGGTTCGGGAAAATCCGTAACAGGCCGGGCCATTTTGCGTCTCTTGCCTCCCCATGCACGGGTTGAGGCTGCCCAAATCGTCTTCGATGACCAGAATCTGCCCGATTTAAGTGAAAAAGAGATGCGTAAAATCCGTGGTAACGAAATTTCCATGGTCATGCAGGATCCGAAATATTCACTCAATCCTGTCCGCACTGTCGGGGAACAGATCATGGAAGCGTATCTTACCCATCACAAGGTGGGCAGGAAGGAGGCGAAAGAGCGAACGCTGTCGATGCTTGAAGCTGTGCGTATTCGTGATCCGAAGCGGGTTTTCGCTTTATATCCCAATGAAGTCTCAGGTGGCATGGGCCAGCGTATAATGATAGCCATGATGCTGATACCTGAACCACGCTTGTTGATAGCTGATGAGCCAACTTCAGCACTTGATGTGACAGTTCAGCTGCAGATTATGGCGATTTTAGATGACCTGGTAACCCAGCGGGGGATGGGCCTTATTTTTGTCTCCCACGACCTGGAGCTGGTCGCCTCCTTTTGCGACCAGATTATCATTATGTACCATGGACGGATTATGGAAATTGTTGACGCAGATAAACTTCACCAGTCGACCCACCCATATACCCGTGGCTTGCTCAATTGTCTGCCGAAAATAGAAGGTGAGCGGCAACGGCTGCCAATTTTGCAGCGGGATGACGCCTGGCTTGAGTCAGGTTGGACTGGAGGCATTGACAATGTTGCAGGTTAA
- a CDS encoding IS4 family transposase: MPMLPGFHLPKRGRKPHSQQQKFARKITSLRQNSFKQIGEIFGQFIPTKLLKQDPSGKMSRRRLFTKENTFWSFLGQVLDADGGCREAVKKLQSYASNHGLRLPSSSTASYCCARKKLDENLLVEVFQHTAKWSGARRASHSLNDRQVIVVDGTGVTMADTAENQELWPQSSNQKPGCGFPSARICAYFSLQTGTMLSYAIGNKKSNELPLFRKQWSTFEAGDIFLGDKGFCSYFDLAELKKRCVDSVITLARRKPVGRKNCIKEFAPDDLLIEWKKPVYREMVSYSRKTWEDLPDKLVMRQIKVKVTQSGFRTKEFHIVTTLIDQDQYLKDEIAALYLKRWDVELFFRDIKTTMGFDILRCQSPEMIKKEILMYFIAYNCIRRIMLQATQLVDIDIRSISFKGSLQAIRSWEPRLGSSRLSTNERQNMLSDLSFVVARCKVFDRPGRSDPRCLKRRPKPYQLLNKPRSEMVEIQHRSRYEKKA; the protein is encoded by the coding sequence ATGCCAATGTTGCCCGGTTTTCACCTTCCCAAACGAGGTAGAAAACCTCATAGCCAACAACAAAAATTTGCTCGAAAAATCACTTCCCTCAGACAGAACTCTTTTAAACAGATAGGAGAGATTTTTGGGCAATTCATTCCCACGAAATTGCTCAAACAGGATCCTTCGGGAAAGATGAGCAGACGACGTTTGTTTACCAAGGAAAACACTTTTTGGTCCTTCTTAGGCCAAGTCCTTGATGCAGACGGTGGATGTAGAGAAGCTGTAAAAAAGTTGCAATCATATGCATCTAACCACGGCCTTCGGCTTCCATCATCATCTACCGCTTCATATTGCTGTGCACGTAAGAAATTAGATGAAAATCTGCTTGTTGAGGTGTTTCAACATACTGCTAAATGGTCCGGAGCACGACGTGCATCTCATTCATTAAATGATCGCCAGGTAATTGTTGTTGATGGGACAGGTGTTACAATGGCGGATACAGCAGAAAATCAAGAGCTTTGGCCACAGTCATCGAACCAGAAACCAGGATGCGGCTTCCCCTCAGCACGAATATGCGCATACTTTTCATTGCAAACCGGAACAATGCTCAGCTATGCCATCGGTAATAAAAAGAGTAACGAACTTCCATTGTTCCGTAAGCAGTGGTCCACCTTTGAGGCTGGTGATATCTTTCTTGGTGATAAAGGTTTTTGTAGTTACTTCGATTTAGCCGAGCTGAAAAAACGCTGTGTTGATAGTGTGATAACACTTGCTCGTAGAAAACCAGTCGGTAGGAAAAACTGCATTAAAGAATTCGCTCCTGATGATCTACTGATTGAATGGAAAAAACCAGTATACAGGGAAATGGTGTCGTATTCGCGGAAAACCTGGGAGGACCTTCCCGACAAACTCGTTATGAGACAAATCAAAGTAAAGGTGACTCAATCAGGGTTTAGAACAAAAGAATTTCATATTGTTACCACGCTAATCGATCAAGATCAGTACCTGAAAGACGAAATTGCAGCGTTATACCTTAAGCGTTGGGATGTCGAACTTTTCTTTCGTGATATCAAGACAACGATGGGATTTGATATCCTCCGGTGCCAATCGCCTGAAATGATAAAGAAAGAAATTTTAATGTACTTCATAGCGTACAACTGCATCCGGCGCATAATGTTACAAGCGACACAGCTGGTAGACATTGATATCCGGTCTATCAGTTTCAAAGGAAGTCTACAGGCTATTAGAAGTTGGGAACCACGGTTGGGGTCCTCTAGGTTGAGCACAAATGAAAGACAAAACATGCTCTCAGATTTATCCTTTGTCGTGGCTCGTTGCAAAGTTTTCGACAGGCCTGGACGAAGCGATCCGCGGTGTCTTAAGCGAAGACCAAAACCTTATCAGTTACTCAACAAACCTAGAAGTGAAATGGTCGAAATACAGCATCGGAGCAGATATGAAAAAAAGGCTTAA
- a CDS encoding ABC transporter permease, with the protein MVAITFFGLLLITFLIGRIVPIDPVLSMVGDKASAETYEAAKIAMGLHLPIWQQFFIYLGKVLQGDLGVSILTSRPVLEDIIRVFPATFELAIIATILGVVLGIPLGVFSAVHRGSFIDHAGRVVGLLGYSLPIFWLGLIGLMVFYAHLDWLPGPGRIDVFYEDIVDPVTGMMLIDSIIAREWEIFRNAVSHIILPAALLGYFSLAYISRMTRSFMLEQLRQEYILTARVKGVPEWKVIWGHALGNCAIPLITVVALSFGTLLEGSVLTETVFAWPGLGLYLTNSLLNADMNSVLGSTIVVGTIFLGVNLFSDFLYKVMDPRARN; encoded by the coding sequence ATGGTGGCAATTACCTTCTTTGGGCTGTTACTCATTACATTCCTGATCGGTCGAATCGTACCCATCGACCCTGTGCTTTCTATGGTGGGCGACAAGGCCAGCGCCGAGACCTATGAAGCTGCCAAAATTGCCATGGGGCTGCATCTGCCGATCTGGCAGCAGTTCTTCATTTATCTGGGCAAGGTGCTGCAGGGTGATCTCGGTGTATCTATCCTTACTTCCAGACCGGTTTTAGAAGACATCATCAGGGTTTTTCCCGCGACCTTTGAGCTGGCAATTATCGCCACGATTCTCGGGGTGGTACTGGGGATTCCTCTGGGTGTTTTTTCAGCAGTGCACCGGGGCAGCTTTATTGATCATGCGGGCAGGGTGGTTGGCCTGCTTGGTTATTCTTTGCCAATCTTCTGGCTCGGCCTTATTGGTCTGATGGTCTTTTATGCTCATCTCGATTGGTTGCCGGGGCCTGGAAGAATAGATGTCTTTTACGAAGATATCGTAGATCCTGTAACCGGCATGATGTTGATCGATTCGATAATCGCCCGTGAATGGGAAATCTTTCGGAATGCAGTTTCACACATAATTCTGCCTGCCGCTCTTCTCGGCTATTTCAGCCTGGCCTATATCTCACGAATGACACGCTCCTTTATGCTGGAGCAGCTGAGACAGGAATATATTCTGACTGCTAGGGTGAAGGGTGTGCCGGAGTGGAAGGTGATATGGGGGCACGCTCTCGGTAATTGCGCAATCCCCCTGATTACTGTAGTTGCTCTCAGTTTCGGAACACTGCTTGAAGGTTCTGTTCTTACAGAGACGGTCTTTGCCTGGCCGGGGCTTGGCCTCTATCTTACCAACTCCCTGCTGAATGCAGACATGAATTCGGTACTTGGTTCCACCATTGTTGTGGGAACGATATTTCTGGGGGTGAATCTGTTTTCAGATTTTCTCTATAAGGTCATGGACCCAAGAGCAAGGAACTAG
- a CDS encoding NlpC/P60 family protein, which translates to MTQAVIQVSVSNHYQQPDYCSEIVSQGLLWEQVELLEEEAEFCRIRQRDGYQSWVSSRQLAQSGMEKAQGLEWRLVRSHNERIFSAPDRASTALRDVVIGSRLPVLAEERRWAQVVLPGGETGWLESCHFGEIGPAGTASIVDLAREFLGYQYSWGGRTPKGFDCSGFVQTVFGLHGIELPRDANMQQKLNLVSKDHHKASAGDLLFFGESPDRVTHVAISLGDNRFIHAYGMVRENSFSAEDSDFSPKHLESFVSVNRYPLG; encoded by the coding sequence ATGACTCAGGCGGTAATACAGGTAAGCGTCAGCAACCATTATCAGCAGCCTGATTATTGCAGTGAGATCGTGAGTCAGGGACTGCTCTGGGAGCAGGTGGAGCTGTTGGAGGAAGAAGCGGAGTTTTGCCGAATCAGGCAGCGGGATGGTTACCAGAGCTGGGTGAGCAGCAGGCAGTTGGCGCAATCCGGAATGGAAAAAGCTCAGGGACTTGAATGGCGATTGGTTCGGAGTCATAACGAACGGATCTTTTCAGCGCCTGATCGCGCATCAACAGCTCTACGGGATGTGGTAATTGGTTCCAGGCTTCCTGTCCTGGCTGAAGAAAGGCGATGGGCTCAGGTTGTATTGCCTGGTGGTGAAACAGGTTGGCTGGAAAGCTGTCATTTCGGTGAAATAGGCCCGGCTGGCACCGCGAGTATCGTGGACCTCGCCAGGGAGTTCCTTGGTTATCAGTATAGCTGGGGCGGAAGAACACCTAAAGGTTTTGATTGTTCCGGCTTTGTGCAGACAGTGTTTGGGCTCCACGGGATAGAGTTACCCAGGGATGCCAATATGCAGCAGAAGCTGAATCTGGTCTCGAAAGATCACCACAAGGCAAGCGCGGGTGATCTACTTTTCTTTGGTGAGAGTCCAGACAGGGTGACTCACGTAGCCATTTCCCTCGGTGACAACCGATTTATCCACGCCTATGGCATGGTGAGAGAAAATAGCTTTTCAGCGGAAGACTCAGATTTCTCCCCGAAACATCTGGAGAGTTTTGTGTCAGTCAACCGTTATCCGTTGGGCTGA
- a CDS encoding FKBP-type peptidyl-prolyl cis-trans isomerase has product MSQPKSGDTVTVHYTGKFDDGTIFDSSYDGDPIVFTIGDNDLIEGFEEGVLDMQVGDKKTVILPPEKAYGDRTDELVIEFPITEMPEDLELTVGDELELTDEDDHAILVVVTELKEDSVVVDGNAPLAGQTLTFDLELVTIG; this is encoded by the coding sequence ATGTCTCAACCCAAATCTGGCGATACAGTAACCGTTCATTATACAGGCAAATTTGATGATGGAACCATCTTCGATTCATCCTACGATGGAGATCCCATTGTTTTTACAATTGGGGACAATGATCTTATAGAAGGATTCGAGGAAGGTGTTTTAGATATGCAGGTAGGTGACAAAAAAACTGTCATTCTCCCACCGGAAAAAGCATACGGAGATCGCACCGACGAACTGGTGATTGAGTTTCCTATCACCGAGATGCCTGAAGATCTTGAACTGACTGTCGGTGATGAACTCGAGCTGACCGATGAAGATGATCACGCCATTCTGGTCGTTGTGACCGAGCTCAAAGAAGACTCTGTGGTAGTGGACGGTAACGCCCCACTGGCTGGCCAGACCCTTACCTTTGATCTTGAGCTGGTCACCATCGGCTAA
- the nikC gene encoding nickel transporter permease — translation MTGKTLRLDTVRSWLLTDTPTSPFHAAAGRTYLISREFLKNHLAVLGLLIILTLITVALFAPLLAPFDPVQTNLTNRLMEPSAVHWMGTDEVGRDILSRIIWGSRLTLYIVGLVAIIAAPVGILIGTVSGYFGGIIDTVLMRITDIFLAFPKLILALAFVAALGPGIENAVIAIAITSWPPYARIARGETITLRNSDFIKAVRLQGAGPVRIITKHIVPLCMSSLIVRVTLDMAGIIMTAAGLGFLGLGAQPPSPEWGAMTASGRAYILDHWWLITMPGMAIFMVSLAFNLLGDGLREVLDPRSEK, via the coding sequence ATGACAGGTAAAACTCTACGCTTGGATACAGTTCGGAGCTGGCTGTTGACAGATACGCCGACTTCGCCGTTTCATGCTGCGGCAGGCAGAACATATCTGATATCCAGAGAATTTTTAAAAAATCACCTGGCAGTCCTAGGTCTGCTGATAATTTTGACACTGATCACAGTGGCGCTGTTTGCCCCTTTGCTGGCGCCTTTTGACCCGGTACAGACCAATCTGACAAACCGGCTTATGGAACCTTCTGCGGTGCACTGGATGGGGACCGATGAGGTAGGCAGGGATATTCTCTCCCGCATTATCTGGGGCTCGAGGCTGACCCTCTACATCGTCGGGCTGGTAGCTATAATTGCCGCACCGGTGGGCATTCTCATAGGTACGGTTTCCGGCTATTTCGGCGGTATTATCGATACCGTGCTGATGCGTATTACCGACATTTTCCTGGCATTTCCCAAGCTTATTTTAGCTCTGGCGTTTGTGGCAGCACTGGGGCCGGGAATCGAGAATGCGGTCATAGCCATTGCCATCACTTCCTGGCCACCCTATGCCCGTATTGCCAGGGGTGAGACCATAACTCTCAGAAATTCAGATTTCATCAAGGCTGTCAGACTACAGGGCGCGGGACCGGTCAGGATAATCACCAAACACATTGTACCGCTCTGCATGTCTTCGCTCATTGTCAGGGTTACGCTTGATATGGCGGGCATAATTATGACTGCTGCGGGCCTCGGATTTCTAGGCCTTGGCGCCCAGCCGCCGTCTCCTGAGTGGGGAGCCATGACCGCCAGCGGCCGAGCCTATATTCTTGACCATTGGTGGCTGATCACCATGCCGGGTATGGCAATTTTCATGGTAAGCCTTGCTTTCAACTTGCTTGGGGATGGCCTGCGGGAAGTGCTTGACCCACGCAGTGAAAAATAG
- a CDS encoding transposase produces the protein MAKYKPYSYAQGMFIPVFFSEQIQKGTFEYTLNYLVDHELDLSIFDARFTNDETGAPAYDPRILLKIILFAYSRGITSSRAISECCEKNILFMALSANTRPHFTTIASFVSSMDKEVVSLFLQVLLICDQQNLIGREMFAIDGCKLPSNASKEWSGTKADLTKKVEKIERALHRMIIRHKSMDLEKIEPEVRDHEEKYKKKLQKSAAKIRDWLKDHDDRRGSGGKPVKSNITDNDSAKMATSKGVIQGYVGVASVDKKHQVIVGAEAYGQGSESNLLVPSLKSIQSNLEQIGDQDVFGKAKVVADSGYHSEKNLEYLYTENIDGYVADTRFRKRDPRFATAERYKDLPAYHFATRAGGKRLFRPEHFTFADDLSHAICPAGKKLYRNGCNAKVKDYQAYKFKGAKRDCLPCQLRRECLRKPEKTEARQLAYFPGKKRNGNERFTEKMKRKIDSTIGRAIYGMRLAVGEPPFGHIRSTMKLDRFSLRGKRKVNAQWNLFCMVHNLKKIHSYGAVVGS, from the coding sequence ATGGCCAAATACAAGCCGTATTCATACGCTCAGGGGATGTTCATACCAGTATTCTTCAGTGAGCAGATACAAAAAGGGACTTTCGAGTACACCCTGAACTATCTGGTCGATCACGAACTCGACCTTTCCATCTTTGATGCCAGGTTCACCAACGACGAAACTGGTGCCCCAGCCTATGACCCACGGATCTTGCTGAAGATTATCCTGTTTGCCTATTCACGAGGTATTACTTCTAGTCGTGCAATTTCCGAGTGCTGTGAAAAAAACATCCTTTTCATGGCCCTTTCAGCCAATACCAGACCCCACTTCACAACAATTGCCAGTTTCGTTTCCAGTATGGACAAAGAGGTTGTCTCTCTCTTTCTTCAAGTACTGCTGATCTGTGACCAGCAGAACCTTATTGGCCGAGAGATGTTTGCTATTGATGGCTGCAAACTCCCAAGCAATGCCTCTAAGGAATGGAGTGGCACCAAAGCCGATTTGACCAAAAAGGTTGAAAAGATAGAGCGAGCTCTGCACAGAATGATCATCCGTCACAAGTCCATGGATCTTGAGAAGATAGAGCCGGAAGTTCGGGATCATGAAGAGAAATATAAGAAGAAACTACAAAAAAGTGCTGCCAAGATAAGGGATTGGCTGAAAGACCATGATGACCGACGTGGCAGTGGCGGCAAACCGGTTAAATCAAACATTACCGATAATGACTCTGCCAAGATGGCCACATCGAAAGGGGTAATACAGGGGTATGTCGGTGTTGCCTCAGTGGACAAGAAGCACCAAGTCATTGTTGGAGCAGAAGCCTATGGGCAGGGCAGTGAGTCCAATCTCCTTGTACCTTCGCTGAAGTCGATACAGTCTAACTTGGAACAGATAGGCGACCAAGATGTATTTGGTAAGGCCAAAGTTGTAGCGGATAGCGGTTATCATTCCGAGAAGAATCTCGAGTACCTCTATACAGAGAATATAGATGGGTATGTTGCGGATACTCGTTTCCGCAAACGAGATCCTCGCTTTGCCACAGCGGAGCGCTATAAAGATCTCCCCGCTTATCACTTTGCGACCAGGGCCGGTGGAAAGCGACTCTTTCGGCCTGAACATTTTACTTTCGCTGATGATTTGAGCCACGCTATTTGTCCGGCCGGCAAGAAACTCTACCGCAATGGCTGCAACGCCAAGGTGAAAGACTATCAGGCCTACAAGTTTAAAGGAGCTAAGCGAGACTGCCTCCCATGTCAATTGCGACGTGAGTGTTTACGAAAGCCAGAGAAAACCGAGGCCCGTCAGCTAGCTTACTTTCCGGGGAAAAAGCGTAACGGTAATGAGCGATTCACAGAGAAGATGAAACGAAAGATTGATTCAACCATTGGTCGAGCAATCTATGGCATGCGACTCGCTGTTGGTGAGCCACCCTTTGGCCATATACGGTCAACCATGAAACTTGATCGATTCAGTCTTCGAGGAAAACGAAAAGTGAATGCGCAGTGGAACCTGTTCTGCATGGTCCATAACCTGAAAAAGATCCACTCGTATGGAGCGGTAGTAGGCAGCTGA
- a CDS encoding ABC transporter substrate-binding protein, whose translation MKRLLILACLVVIGVAQVAYAKTPKDYLVMGFAIDDIITLDPAEIFEFSGAEYAANTYDRLINYDVDNVSDIYGGIAESWDISEDGLSYTFNIRKGMTFASGNPISADDVVFSLQRVVALNKGPAFILTQFGFTPENMADTIKKLDDYTVQVVIDQPYAPTFFLYCLTSTAGSIIDKKLALSHEKDGDYGHAWLRTGYAGSGPYILKKWKPAESLTLDRNDGYWGEKANLKRVMIRHISEPATQRLLLEKGDIDIARNLERNDIEGLETNPDVKIVSRPKGGIYYLGLNQKNEYLQIPEVRQALKYLIDYKGMADTFLKGRMTVHQAFLPNGFLGALTETPFSLDVEKAKELLKKAGLENGFTITMDTRNTEPVPSMALAIQANFAQAGIKLEIIPGDGKQTLTKYRARNHDIYIGKWGPDYMDPHTNADTFARNPDNSDEANFKPLAWRNAWDIPEMTKVADAAVLEKDTKKRAEMYLDLQREHQQVSPFVIMFQDIEVIAERNNIDGFILGPSFDSNFYQHTVKK comes from the coding sequence ATGAAAAGACTGCTGATTCTGGCGTGTCTGGTAGTAATTGGGGTTGCTCAGGTGGCCTATGCCAAGACCCCGAAAGACTATCTGGTGATGGGGTTTGCAATTGACGATATTATTACTCTTGACCCTGCAGAGATTTTTGAGTTTTCCGGTGCTGAATATGCCGCCAATACCTATGACAGACTGATTAATTACGATGTGGACAATGTCAGCGATATTTATGGCGGCATTGCGGAGAGCTGGGATATCTCCGAAGATGGTTTGAGCTACACTTTCAACATCCGCAAGGGGATGACTTTTGCCTCCGGTAACCCGATCAGTGCGGATGACGTTGTTTTTTCTCTGCAACGGGTGGTGGCGTTGAATAAAGGGCCAGCGTTCATTTTGACCCAGTTTGGCTTTACCCCTGAAAATATGGCGGACACTATCAAGAAGCTTGATGATTACACCGTACAGGTAGTCATTGATCAGCCGTATGCTCCGACCTTCTTCCTGTACTGCCTCACTTCTACAGCCGGTTCTATCATAGATAAGAAGCTCGCTCTTTCCCACGAAAAGGATGGTGATTACGGGCATGCGTGGCTTAGAACAGGTTATGCCGGTTCTGGTCCTTACATCTTGAAAAAATGGAAGCCAGCTGAATCCCTGACCCTCGATCGCAATGATGGGTACTGGGGGGAGAAGGCCAATCTCAAGCGAGTCATGATTCGACATATCTCCGAGCCGGCTACCCAGCGGTTGCTTCTCGAAAAGGGAGATATTGATATTGCCAGAAACCTTGAGCGAAATGATATTGAGGGACTGGAAACAAATCCCGATGTGAAAATCGTTTCCAGACCCAAGGGTGGTATCTACTATCTCGGTTTAAATCAGAAAAACGAATACCTGCAAATCCCTGAGGTACGCCAGGCGCTGAAGTATCTGATCGATTATAAGGGTATGGCAGATACCTTCCTCAAAGGCAGAATGACGGTTCACCAGGCTTTTCTGCCAAACGGCTTTCTTGGTGCCCTGACCGAAACTCCATTCTCTCTCGACGTTGAAAAGGCGAAAGAGCTGTTGAAAAAGGCTGGTCTTGAAAATGGTTTCACCATTACCATGGACACCAGAAATACCGAACCGGTTCCTTCCATGGCGCTTGCCATCCAGGCCAATTTTGCCCAGGCCGGTATCAAGCTTGAAATTATTCCTGGTGATGGCAAGCAGACCCTCACCAAGTACCGTGCCCGAAACCACGATATCTATATCGGCAAATGGGGACCGGACTATATGGACCCGCACACCAATGCCGACACCTTTGCCCGCAACCCGGATAATTCCGATGAGGCGAATTTTAAGCCTCTTGCCTGGCGTAATGCCTGGGATATCCCGGAGATGACCAAAGTGGCGGATGCTGCCGTACTGGAGAAGGACACCAAGAAGCGTGCCGAGATGTATCTTGATTTGCAGCGTGAGCACCAGCAGGTTTCTCCGTTCGTCATCATGTTCCAGGATATTGAGGTCATTGCTGAGAGAAACAATATTGATGGCTTTATCCTCGGACCAAGCTTCGACAGTAATTTTTATCAGCATACGGTTAAAAAGTAG
- a CDS encoding MFS transporter produces MTDTSSNIGTIKLQLAVFALVSASFTNIYLTQPILPVLQQEFGVSTIQVSFTVSIVIFGIVLSNLFFGYLSDKMPIHPILLIGGICVALAGLCAALTHDFRLLVTARLVQGLFIPALTTSLAAWLARTLPMERLSVVMGSYVSATVLGGLGGRLLGGWIHPPLHWRYAFFSAAALILVTTILALIALPRTSQHVNSTGSSTTSYRSLLFNKDLFLYYCCGAGAFLMFSPIFNYLPYRLAGAPFHFSTELITLIYLVYVLGIFLGPIAGRLSNTYGGGTTLIAGTVILGISQALLLISSIYSVILGLLGICAGFFTIHAVAVGLLNSRLSDGHGKANALYVLFYYGGGWLGITGAGFAFEYKGWTGVIFFVMCFLAVPLITGLKNRT; encoded by the coding sequence ATGACTGATACGAGTTCAAACATAGGGACCATAAAACTACAGCTTGCCGTCTTTGCTCTGGTTTCAGCCTCCTTTACCAACATTTATCTCACTCAGCCAATTCTTCCTGTGCTGCAACAGGAATTCGGTGTCAGCACTATTCAGGTCTCGTTTACCGTTTCGATCGTCATTTTTGGTATAGTTCTCTCCAACCTCTTTTTCGGCTACCTTTCCGATAAAATGCCGATCCACCCCATACTCCTGATTGGTGGAATCTGTGTTGCACTGGCAGGATTATGCGCAGCCCTGACCCACGATTTTCGTCTCCTTGTCACTGCCCGCCTGGTCCAGGGGCTTTTTATTCCAGCACTCACCACAAGTCTGGCCGCCTGGCTCGCCCGGACTCTCCCCATGGAACGACTGAGCGTGGTAATGGGTTCATATGTCAGCGCCACTGTACTGGGTGGACTGGGAGGAAGACTGCTGGGGGGCTGGATTCACCCACCCCTACACTGGCGTTACGCCTTTTTCTCCGCTGCCGCCCTGATTCTGGTGACAACTATTCTGGCCCTGATCGCACTGCCCCGAACATCTCAACACGTCAATTCAACTGGCAGTTCAACCACCTCCTATCGCTCACTGCTTTTCAATAAGGACCTCTTTCTCTATTACTGCTGTGGAGCCGGAGCCTTTCTGATGTTCTCACCCATCTTCAATTATTTACCGTACAGGCTGGCAGGTGCTCCATTTCACTTTTCCACTGAACTGATTACCCTGATCTACCTGGTGTATGTACTGGGCATCTTTCTCGGGCCAATTGCCGGTCGCCTGAGCAATACCTACGGAGGCGGCACCACACTCATAGCTGGAACGGTCATCCTGGGCATCTCCCAGGCCCTGTTGCTCATCTCTTCGATATATTCTGTGATATTGGGATTGCTCGGGATATGTGCCGGATTTTTCACAATCCATGCAGTGGCGGTCGGGCTGTTAAACAGCAGGTTAAGTGACGGACACGGCAAGGCCAATGCCCTGTACGTGCTCTTTTATTATGGAGGAGGATGGCTCGGCATAACCGGAGCCGGATTCGCTTTTGAATACAAAGGTTGGACAGGCGTAATCTTTTTCGTGATGTGCTTTTTGGCGGTACCATTGATCACCGGTCTTAAAAACAGAACATAA
- a CDS encoding ABC transporter ATP-binding protein produces MLQVKDLHVYFGRGLQKNHAVRGVDFSVSKGQSFGLVGESGSGKSTVLNCVSGLVKSWTGTIEIDGARLGPKRDLQFCRNVQMVFQDPYGSLHPRHTIDRTLKEPVSIHKLGNENERVEKVLEEVGLGPEFRFRFPHQLSGGQRQRVAIARALILEPEVILLDEPTSALDVSIQAEVLNLLEDIRQQRNLTYVLVSHDLAVVSHMCDDILVMNHGQMVETISRKQLQATDFTQNYTRQLLVASKGYDREVIDQFQDF; encoded by the coding sequence ATGTTGCAGGTTAAGGATTTACATGTCTACTTCGGCCGTGGTCTGCAGAAAAATCATGCAGTCCGTGGTGTGGATTTTTCTGTATCAAAGGGACAGAGCTTTGGCCTGGTTGGTGAGTCCGGTTCCGGCAAATCAACAGTGTTGAACTGTGTCTCCGGCCTTGTCAAAAGCTGGACCGGGACAATTGAAATTGATGGTGCCAGGCTCGGGCCAAAGCGCGATCTGCAATTCTGCCGCAACGTGCAGATGGTATTTCAGGATCCATACGGATCGCTGCATCCAAGGCATACCATAGACCGCACTCTCAAAGAGCCTGTGTCCATTCATAAACTCGGCAACGAAAATGAAAGAGTGGAAAAAGTGCTCGAAGAGGTGGGGCTGGGGCCGGAGTTTCGCTTTCGTTTTCCTCACCAGCTTTCAGGCGGGCAGCGTCAACGAGTGGCAATAGCCAGGGCCTTGATTCTTGAGCCGGAAGTGATTCTGCTCGATGAGCCAACCTCTGCACTCGATGTTTCTATCCAGGCAGAAGTACTTAACCTATTAGAGGATATTCGCCAGCAGCGAAACCTTACCTATGTGCTGGTGAGCCATGACCTGGCTGTGGTTTCTCATATGTGTGATGATATTCTGGTGATGAACCACGGTCAGATGGTTGAGACAATCAGCAGGAAGCAGTTGCAGGCAACGGACTTTACCCAGAACTATACGCGTCAGCTCCTGGTTGCCAGCAAAGGCTACGACCGGGAGGTTATTGATCAGTTTCAGGACTTTTAA